In a single window of the Mauremys reevesii isolate NIE-2019 linkage group 3, ASM1616193v1, whole genome shotgun sequence genome:
- the LAMP5 gene encoding lysosome-associated membrane glycoprotein 5 isoform X2, producing the protein MLLRVPLSLPSRRSVWIPLQSCGHEPVQGQSSELASAFVLQRGIPRTAPPPGIPPPHPPSPFLLPQLPATLPARCISQPARAAPEPGARSPPAQPGPRQDSPAERSMDVRLGAALLRVPGLLCLVHAMARIGAEQEVENLSGLSTSPEKDIFVVRDNGTTCLMAEFAAKLMVPYDVSASNYVDLITEEAEIPLARGAEVKGKCGTTESELQISWLDKVYTLKLYFVKEGHNTTKRQEAVWKMNKIQFVYDSSERTYFKDAVNPGKHTANSHHLSALLTPAGKSYECQAQQTISLITSDHQRTVILLLSEVRIQPFDISADFVFSEVFGGCGANETWTLPLNNEDKKKY; encoded by the exons ATGCTCCTACGCGTGCCATTAAGTCTCCCCAGCAGGCGAAGCGTTTGGATCCCTTTGCAGAGCTGCGGGCACGAGCCGGTCCAGGGGCAAAGCTCAGAACTAGCCTCTGCTTTTGTGCTGCAGCGGGGGATCCCTCGGACAGCTCCCCCACCCGGcattcctccaccccacccccctagccccttcctcctcccccagctccctgccacgCTGCCAGCTCGGTGCATTTCGCAGCCCGCCCGTGCAGCGCCAGAGCCGGGAGCTCGCTCTCCGCCCGCGCAGCCCGGCCCCCGACAGGACTCCCCGGCCGAGAGAAGCATGGATGTGAGGCTCGGAGCCGCTCTGCTGCGCGTCCCGGGCCTGCTGTGCCTAGTCC ATGCCATGGCTCGCATCGGGGCCGAGCAAGAAGTGGAGAACCTCTCGGGGCTCTCCACCAGCCCCGAAAAGGACATTTTTGTGGTGCGGGACAACGGCACCACGTGTCTGATGGCCGAATTCGCAGCCAAACTGATGGTCCCTTACGATGTGTCGGCCAGCAATTATGTCGAC CTGATAACAGAAGAAGCTGAGATCCCGCTTGCCCGAGGAGCAGAAGTGAAGGGGAAATGTGGCACTACCGAATCGGAGCTCCAAATCTCTTGGCTAGACAAAGTTTACACCCTCAAGCTGTATTTTGTAAAG GAAGGCCACAACACAACCAAGAGGCAAGAGGCGGTCTGGAAAATGAACAAGATCCAGTTTGTCTATGATTCTTCGGAGCGAACCTACTTCAAAGATGCCGTCAATC CTGGCAAGCACACAGCCAACTCGCACCACCTTTCTGCCTTACTCACCCCCGCTGGGAAATCCTACGAATGCCAAGCTCAGCAGACCATCTCCCTCATCACCAGCGATCACCAGAGAACCGTAATCCTCTTGCTGTCAGAAGTCCGCATTCAGCCCTTTGACATCAGTGCTGACTTTGTCTTCAGCGAAG TGTTTGGAGGGTGTGGAGCAAATGAAACATGGACCCTCCCACTGAACAAtgaagataaaaagaaatattga
- the LAMP5 gene encoding lysosome-associated membrane glycoprotein 5 isoform X1, protein MLLRVPLSLPSRRSVWIPLQSCGHEPVQGQSSELASAFVLQRGIPRTAPPPGIPPPHPPSPFLLPQLPATLPARCISQPARAAPEPGARSPPAQPGPRQDSPAERSMDVRLGAALLRVPGLLCLVHAMARIGAEQEVENLSGLSTSPEKDIFVVRDNGTTCLMAEFAAKLMVPYDVSASNYVDLITEEAEIPLARGAEVKGKCGTTESELQISWLDKVYTLKLYFVKEGHNTTKRQEAVWKMNKIQFVYDSSERTYFKDAVNPGKHTANSHHLSALLTPAGKSYECQAQQTISLITSDHQRTVILLLSEVRIQPFDISADFVFSEEHKCPVDEREQLEETLPLILGLILGLMIVITICIYHIHHKLTANQVQLPRDRSQYKHMG, encoded by the exons ATGCTCCTACGCGTGCCATTAAGTCTCCCCAGCAGGCGAAGCGTTTGGATCCCTTTGCAGAGCTGCGGGCACGAGCCGGTCCAGGGGCAAAGCTCAGAACTAGCCTCTGCTTTTGTGCTGCAGCGGGGGATCCCTCGGACAGCTCCCCCACCCGGcattcctccaccccacccccctagccccttcctcctcccccagctccctgccacgCTGCCAGCTCGGTGCATTTCGCAGCCCGCCCGTGCAGCGCCAGAGCCGGGAGCTCGCTCTCCGCCCGCGCAGCCCGGCCCCCGACAGGACTCCCCGGCCGAGAGAAGCATGGATGTGAGGCTCGGAGCCGCTCTGCTGCGCGTCCCGGGCCTGCTGTGCCTAGTCC ATGCCATGGCTCGCATCGGGGCCGAGCAAGAAGTGGAGAACCTCTCGGGGCTCTCCACCAGCCCCGAAAAGGACATTTTTGTGGTGCGGGACAACGGCACCACGTGTCTGATGGCCGAATTCGCAGCCAAACTGATGGTCCCTTACGATGTGTCGGCCAGCAATTATGTCGAC CTGATAACAGAAGAAGCTGAGATCCCGCTTGCCCGAGGAGCAGAAGTGAAGGGGAAATGTGGCACTACCGAATCGGAGCTCCAAATCTCTTGGCTAGACAAAGTTTACACCCTCAAGCTGTATTTTGTAAAG GAAGGCCACAACACAACCAAGAGGCAAGAGGCGGTCTGGAAAATGAACAAGATCCAGTTTGTCTATGATTCTTCGGAGCGAACCTACTTCAAAGATGCCGTCAATC CTGGCAAGCACACAGCCAACTCGCACCACCTTTCTGCCTTACTCACCCCCGCTGGGAAATCCTACGAATGCCAAGCTCAGCAGACCATCTCCCTCATCACCAGCGATCACCAGAGAACCGTAATCCTCTTGCTGTCAGAAGTCCGCATTCAGCCCTTTGACATCAGTGCTGACTTTGTCTTCAGCGAAG AACATAAGTGTCCAGTGGACGAGAGGGAACAGTTAGAAGAAACCCTGCCTCTAATTTTGGGTCTGATATTGGGGTTGATGATTGTGATAACCATCTGCATTTACCACATCCACCACAAACTGACAGCCAACCAGGTACAACTTCCTCGAGACAGATCTCAGTACAAACACATGGGATAG
- the LAMP5 gene encoding lysosome-associated membrane glycoprotein 5 isoform X3: protein MDVRLGAALLRVPGLLCLVHAMARIGAEQEVENLSGLSTSPEKDIFVVRDNGTTCLMAEFAAKLMVPYDVSASNYVDLITEEAEIPLARGAEVKGKCGTTESELQISWLDKVYTLKLYFVKEGHNTTKRQEAVWKMNKIQFVYDSSERTYFKDAVNPGKHTANSHHLSALLTPAGKSYECQAQQTISLITSDHQRTVILLLSEVRIQPFDISADFVFSEEHKCPVDEREQLEETLPLILGLILGLMIVITICIYHIHHKLTANQVQLPRDRSQYKHMG from the exons ATGGATGTGAGGCTCGGAGCCGCTCTGCTGCGCGTCCCGGGCCTGCTGTGCCTAGTCC ATGCCATGGCTCGCATCGGGGCCGAGCAAGAAGTGGAGAACCTCTCGGGGCTCTCCACCAGCCCCGAAAAGGACATTTTTGTGGTGCGGGACAACGGCACCACGTGTCTGATGGCCGAATTCGCAGCCAAACTGATGGTCCCTTACGATGTGTCGGCCAGCAATTATGTCGAC CTGATAACAGAAGAAGCTGAGATCCCGCTTGCCCGAGGAGCAGAAGTGAAGGGGAAATGTGGCACTACCGAATCGGAGCTCCAAATCTCTTGGCTAGACAAAGTTTACACCCTCAAGCTGTATTTTGTAAAG GAAGGCCACAACACAACCAAGAGGCAAGAGGCGGTCTGGAAAATGAACAAGATCCAGTTTGTCTATGATTCTTCGGAGCGAACCTACTTCAAAGATGCCGTCAATC CTGGCAAGCACACAGCCAACTCGCACCACCTTTCTGCCTTACTCACCCCCGCTGGGAAATCCTACGAATGCCAAGCTCAGCAGACCATCTCCCTCATCACCAGCGATCACCAGAGAACCGTAATCCTCTTGCTGTCAGAAGTCCGCATTCAGCCCTTTGACATCAGTGCTGACTTTGTCTTCAGCGAAG AACATAAGTGTCCAGTGGACGAGAGGGAACAGTTAGAAGAAACCCTGCCTCTAATTTTGGGTCTGATATTGGGGTTGATGATTGTGATAACCATCTGCATTTACCACATCCACCACAAACTGACAGCCAACCAGGTACAACTTCCTCGAGACAGATCTCAGTACAAACACATGGGATAG